The Xyrauchen texanus isolate HMW12.3.18 chromosome 17, RBS_HiC_50CHRs, whole genome shotgun sequence DNA window GGTCAACCTCTAATTCACTCCACGTGCTATACAACCACCAATCACCCAAGGGGCCCTCGTGTCCCAAGCCCCAGTTCTGTATATGGAAGGTACCCTCATCCTTCCTTTTACTCTTCTTACCCTGCTGCTAGTGTGCCTCAGCGCTGCCCTCTTTTTACCCACACTTCCTCAGATCCACCCCTGTGGGCATCCAGCCAGCACAACACTGATCAAATCTCTGACTCAAATTGTGTGAGCTTCCAGCAACACCAAGTGCAGTTCCTCAGGGGAGAGCGTGCACAGGCTCCCCAGTTCAAAGCACTCCAACAGCACTCCCAAACCTCCAGCCGAGGGGAAGAAGGTGCCACTGGGCCTTTCCAGTACCAATCAGGTTATTGCAACTTTGAAAGGAGAGAGGGCTATAGCCGAGACAGGGCTAACTGGCAAAGGGAACAGAACCTTGAATATACATCTGGACCTAAGAGAAGGGCAGGGTGGAATCACCCACACCAAAAGGGACATAATTATCAGAATCTAAATGCAAAGCAATACTGGAAGGCAGATGATGTGTCAGGTCTGTCCTCAGGCTTCCGTAGTCTGCGTTTAGATGACCGGGTAACAAGGATAGACAACTCTGACAACCTGTTGACCTGCAGCAACTTTGCCAGCAAGGTTTCTAGTTCATCTGGCGCAGTCAGAGACTCTTTGTTTTTGACCTCTGAGATCCAGAACCAGGTCCTCTCTTGTTTGACGTCACTCGGGCCAGACGAGAACCTTCAGGCCAAGGTCTTGGCCAGAAAACTCCATCTGCCCAAGAAGGTTGTTAATAGGGCCTTGTATACTCTCTCAAAATCAAACCAAGCAGTCAAACAAAGTGAGACTCCTCCTCTGTGGAGACTCCGTAAGGAAGAGGACAGTGAGCCCATTAAAGGGAGAAACAGAGCATGGTGTTCAAAGGACGCTGAGAAATCCAAAAACCAGGAGACTAGAGCAGATCGCAACAGCACTTGCTCAGAAGCACAGACCCTTGTTGAAGCTGTCAGTGATACCAGTGACGAATCGGAGGACTCAGAAGGTGACGATACATTGTTGCCTGACCTGGATCAACAGACACTTTTACCTGCAGCACTGTCAGTAAGCTTGTCAATAATGGCAGATCCTAAAGAAAGCAAAGAGCAGATCCTACAGTACCTCTATGATTCAGGCACAGCCAGTGCACTTGTGATCGCCAAGAACATCGGCCTGCGGAGTGCCAAGCACACAAATCCTACACTCTATGCCATGGAGAAACAGGGTGACGTAAGACGGAACACAGACATTACACCACCTACCTGGGAGCTTAGTGCACACCGGCAAGATAAGATGGACCGCCAGCGGAAAGCTGCTGCACCCACAAAACAGGATGTGAACAGTGCTCCGATGTTGTACTCACCAGTTGAAGGGACTGCAAATGTTGCTGCTGTTAAGTTAGTAGCTGCTGGTGGAGATGTAGGGTTTTCGAGTGTTGCCAGCGAGTTTGCAGCTGCAGAGCCAATGGACAGAGGTGACAGTCTATTGACCATGTTGGCTGAGGACAAGGACAAACTTTTTAGGAACACATCACATGACATGCCTGGCCTTGAGCTGATCTCCAGCAACCCCAGTgacttgtcctcctccaccttccCCTCCTACCATCACCATGAGTTTTCTTACTATCAGGATGTGGCTAGTAATGGAGGAGAACGCTCGCAGTGGGCATCTGACGATATTCCAGAGTTCCTCAACACAATCAGGTCAGAGGTTGCTGTATCGTTGGCTGCTCCCCCTCCGACCCAAAGCCTGGAGTCAAGCAAATTACAAAAGTTAATAGAGGCCCGCTCAAAGAACCCAGTCAGTGGGTTGATCGAGTTTGCTCAGCACCTTGGAAGCACTTGTGAATTCCTTCTGCTTGACCAGTCTGGACCCTCACATGACCCCAGGTAAATTTGTGAgagaaagtttttgttttttgaatatgggtgtttgtctgtgtctatattagggatgtgcaaaataacaatttcaaaatgtactaGTCGTGGTTTACTAGTTGGTGTTGATGTTTAGTCGACTAGTCGGTCAATAAAGCCCTGTATTATAAGGGTGGAGTTTCCACGACaccaatcagatgcatttcttAAGGCTGTAGACACTTAAGCACATCACCTCAATACGAAAACAGATCggctgttaaaaaaattaataacctTAACATTTGTGGTCACAAAACTGTCAAAAGTCATCAAAACCGAGACTTACGAATTATATATGAAACAACGGGAACATTGCTCTGAGCCAAAAAgtcagatgttaaaatattgttgttGTCCTTTGTTTTGCTGTAGCTGTGTTTTTCACCCTTAAATGCATGTTTTGCCAACACCTTTTGTTGTTCATATCTTCATTACCTAATGAGTAAAATTCATAAATTTGAATATAAATGAAGTAAAAACAATAGTACTAATTATAACTGccaaaatactcaaaacagtatGTGGGTAACATTACACACAgcagtgtatgaatttctttttccttctgattacaaattaagatttttagaagatgatttcagctttgtaggtcctcagAATGCAAGCGAATGTCTATCAAATTTttaggtgtggatgagaagcaGATTagtatttaagtccctttttagtATATATTTTCACGCTcttttatttttgtcaatttgcattcttcatacatatcaaCACCTACTGGGCATAGAAAataatttatagtttaaaaaggactttaatattaatctgtatctcacccacacctattatggcttatgaagatatagattggatacttatggattacttttatgctgcctttgtgcattaaaaatgttggtacccattcacttgcattgacttacagagcggaaatattcttctgaacGTCTTTGCGTTCTCcagaataaagaaattcatacacatctgggatggcatgagggcgagtaactgatgagagaattttcattttttgtcgAACTACATTAAGTATTTGTGGCACATCCCAGCAGGCAGGAGCCAATCCAAAGTTTTGAAACTTTTAAAGAAGTGATATTTTTTAGCCAGTGAATGTTTGTGGACTGGggcaacatgaaaaaaaaattggtctagcagtcaagtcaattttatttgtatagcgcctttcgcaaaacacacatcgtttcaaaagcagctttacagaatatcagcattaacagacgataaaactgtaatgtctataaagtcaattaatcatcattgtgtaatttagataaaatactatttttaatagtgtttaaaaataattaaatgataattgtattaataaccccagtgagcaagctgtaagcaactgtggcaaggaacacaaaactccataagatgtagattaatggagaaaaataaccttgggagaaaccagaatcactgAGGGGGccattcccctctggctaacattatgaatgtaatgtaaatattaattatgtataggtaaaatcatggtttaaattattaaactaagtgtcaAGGGTCAGTgatttaaacatcgattgtgtttgaactgtaagattaatgaccaaagtctttgaagtccatcttgattaattgcagaagttcacatagatgcaattgtccttgttaattggctgatgaaggcttttgttggcaatagttagtctaagcatttcatttcaagatcgtggtccataaatagaccgaggtgatgcaggttggagttggcatcatttcatcctctgaagtccgtcataatagattgaagtgatgtttggatggcaccggctgcatttagtcatcatcattctgtgacatgtagcagtggagtccaacatgaagcaggaatggtgctggattcagccggttctggtgacctcaggataggagtcccgaggttgagacagggaaacaaataaacgCAGTAATGGTAACttcttatttaatattttttattagatgCGTATCTTGATGTTTTGATGTTCATCTTCAGGTTTCGGATGCAAGTCATGTTAGACGGTCGCAGGTTTCCACCGATTGAGGCATCAAACAAAAAAGTGGCCAAAAAAGATGCTGCAGCCATTACCCTGAAGATTCTTTCCAGGGAGATGGAGGGAACAGGTGTAGAAGAAGAGGAAGACCAATGCATTGAGGGAGCTGAGTCAACTATTGACTTGGCAGATGATACCCTTGTGAGTTTATCTTTATCTTGGTGCTAACAATGCCGATGTCATGAGTTTGATACCCAGGGAATTTATTGAATGCTCTGTAccagggctgaaacgattagtcgatgttatcgacaacgtcg harbors:
- the LOC127657803 gene encoding double-stranded RNA-specific adenosine deaminase-like, producing MSSGRGGTNKDCQRFTLPNHQGQPLIHSTCYTTTNHPRGPRVPSPSSVYGRYPHPSFYSSYPAASVPQRCPLFTHTSSDPPLWASSQHNTDQISDSNCVSFQQHQVQFLRGERAQAPQFKALQQHSQTSSRGEEGATGPFQYQSGYCNFERREGYSRDRANWQREQNLEYTSGPKRRAGWNHPHQKGHNYQNLNAKQYWKADDVSGLSSGFRSLRLDDRVTRIDNSDNLLTCSNFASKVSSSSGAVRDSLFLTSEIQNQVLSCLTSLGPDENLQAKVLARKLHLPKKVVNRALYTLSKSNQAVKQSETPPLWRLRKEEDSEPIKGRNRAWCSKDAEKSKNQETRADRNSTCSEAQTLVEAVSDTSDESEDSEGDDTLLPDLDQQTLLPAALSVSLSIMADPKESKEQILQYLYDSGTASALVIAKNIGLRSAKHTNPTLYAMEKQGDVRRNTDITPPTWELSAHRQDKMDRQRKAAAPTKQDVNSAPMLYSPVEGTANVAAVKLVAAGGDVGFSSVASEFAAAEPMDRGDSLLTMLAEDKDKLFRNTSHDMPGLELISSNPSDLSSSTFPSYHHHEFSYYQDVASNGGERSQWASDDIPEFLNTIRSEVAVSLAAPPPTQSLESSKLQKLIEARSKNPVSGLIEFAQHLGSTCEFLLLDQSGPSHDPRFRMQVMLDGRRFPPIEASNKKVAKKDAAAITLKILSREMEGTGVEEEEDQCIEGAESTIDLADDTLGGKDTLPQALSRSLPGGKNPVSVLMEHSQRSGHPVQFINTGQEGPPHDPRFIFHVMVGERLFPEASAPSKKAARQLAAEEAVKELMGDGQLHLNRTPGNFCPLGESESQPAMPACPSLPPLTAEELQAAHEAGVGDLINHLNNNAVSGLLEYARSRGFAAEIRMVGQSGPPHEPRFTYQAKLGGRWFPAVCASNKKQGKQEAADAALRVLIGEAEKAARTGEVTTELPVSGSTLHDQIAMLSHQRFNALTARIQHSLLGRKILATIVMRKGSDSLGTVVSLGTGNRCVKGEELSLRGDTVNDCHAEIISRRGLIRFLYGELIKHWESPNDETIFEVAEDGKLKIKSGITFHLYISTAPCGDGALFDKSCSETTEVKSSGHMPLFENVKQGKLRTKVENGEGTIPVESSAIVPTWDGIQHGERLRTMSCSDKILRWNVLGLQGALLSHFIHPVYLSSITLGYLYSHGHLTRAVCCRLARDGDEFKRSLPANFTLNHPEVGRVTVYDSTRHTGKTKESSVNWSQPDQLSVEVLDGTTGKVDSHKMEVSRVSKSNLFRLFHDLCQHAGRADLLALPSYAHAKMAATSFQDAKRLFFLALNQHGYGAWIGKPLEEKSFDGEARGMDSGHAWAPALWAKQGGDVDPNSCSSSNNNFH